A DNA window from Streptomyces parvus contains the following coding sequences:
- a CDS encoding penicillin acylase family protein, whose translation MPANTTASSGPSDAKKPGRKKGRRARLLVLVLVLALVAGVGYGAYWSVSTVRASYPQTTGSMTLDGLSGDVEVKRDSYGIPQIYADSDADLFRAQGFVQAQDRFWEMDVRRHMTSGRLSEMFGSGQVETDSFLRTLGWRQVAQREYDEVLDESTKKNLQAYAEGVNAYLKGKEGRDISVEYAALGLTNDYKPGEWTPVDSVAWLKAMAWDLRGNMQDEIDRSLLTSRLDQDQIEDLYPGYPYKQHKPIVEQGAISPVTGKFDPEAAPSGSVGSATPQGAGEGLNTQLSALSDTLDEIPALLGPNGNGIGSNSWVVGGAHTTSGKALLANDPHLAPMLPSLWYQMGLHCRKLSAACQYDTAGYTFSGMPGVIIGHNQDIAWGLTNLGADVTDLFLEKVSDDGYLYDGETKPFKTREETIKVAGGRDRTITVRETNNGPLVSDRSRELDKVGQKAPVSNAAPDRADGYAVALKWTALQPGKSMDAVFALNRAKDFTTFRAAAENFEVPSQNLIYADTEGNIGYQAPGRIPVRSAGFDGTVPAPGWDPKYAWKSYIPFDELPYEYNPDRGYIVTANQAVIDEKKYPHLLTKDWGYGARSQRINDLLAQKIKGGEKVSTDDMQKMQMDNFSEIAALLVPELKKINISDPSVREAQKLLEGWDYTQEPDSAAAAYFNGVWRNILKLAFGNKLPKEMRVKGDCINVPPAKNSGPADEQRKLVRECGQRDGDTAQPDGGDRWFQVVGDIVDDQDNAWWKAPARGREDALENRDDLFARAMEDARWELTSKLGKNISTWSWGRLHRLTLKNQTLGTEGPGLLQRALNRGPWNLGGGEAAVNATGWNAASGYEVVWVPSMRMVVNVGDWDKSRWINLSGASGHAFNAHYTDQTDKWVDGELLDWSFGTEAVDASTVDTLTLEP comes from the coding sequence ATGCCCGCCAACACAACCGCCTCTTCCGGCCCTTCCGACGCGAAGAAGCCCGGCAGGAAGAAGGGGCGACGCGCCCGCCTGCTCGTGCTCGTCCTGGTGCTGGCGCTCGTCGCGGGTGTCGGGTACGGGGCGTACTGGTCCGTGTCCACCGTGCGGGCCTCGTACCCGCAGACCACCGGATCGATGACGCTCGACGGCCTTTCCGGCGACGTCGAGGTCAAACGCGACTCCTACGGGATTCCGCAGATCTACGCGGACTCCGACGCCGACCTCTTCCGCGCCCAGGGCTTCGTCCAGGCCCAGGACCGCTTCTGGGAAATGGACGTCCGGCGGCACATGACGTCCGGCCGGCTCTCGGAGATGTTCGGTTCCGGGCAGGTGGAGACCGACTCCTTCCTCCGCACGCTCGGCTGGCGGCAGGTGGCGCAGAGGGAGTACGACGAGGTGCTCGACGAGAGCACCAAGAAGAACCTCCAGGCGTACGCGGAGGGCGTCAACGCCTATCTGAAGGGCAAGGAAGGCCGGGACATCTCGGTCGAGTACGCGGCGCTGGGCCTGACCAACGACTACAAGCCGGGTGAGTGGACCCCGGTCGACTCGGTGGCCTGGCTCAAGGCGATGGCCTGGGACCTGCGCGGCAACATGCAGGACGAGATCGACCGTTCGCTGCTGACCAGCCGCCTCGACCAGGACCAGATCGAGGACCTGTACCCCGGCTACCCGTACAAGCAGCACAAGCCGATCGTCGAGCAGGGCGCGATCTCGCCGGTCACCGGGAAGTTCGACCCCGAGGCGGCCCCGTCGGGCTCCGTCGGCTCGGCGACGCCTCAGGGTGCCGGCGAAGGTCTGAACACCCAGCTCTCCGCGCTCTCCGACACCCTCGACGAGATCCCGGCGCTGCTCGGCCCGAACGGCAACGGCATCGGCTCCAACTCCTGGGTCGTCGGCGGCGCGCACACCACGTCCGGCAAGGCGCTGCTCGCGAACGACCCGCACCTCGCGCCGATGCTGCCCTCCCTCTGGTACCAGATGGGTCTGCACTGCCGGAAGCTCTCGGCGGCCTGCCAGTACGACACGGCCGGCTACACCTTCTCCGGCATGCCCGGTGTGATCATCGGTCACAACCAGGACATCGCCTGGGGCCTGACCAACCTCGGCGCCGACGTCACCGACCTCTTCCTGGAGAAGGTCTCCGACGACGGCTACCTGTACGACGGCGAGACCAAGCCCTTCAAGACCCGCGAGGAGACCATCAAGGTCGCGGGCGGCCGGGACCGGACGATCACCGTCCGCGAGACGAACAACGGCCCCCTGGTCTCCGACCGCAGCAGGGAACTGGACAAGGTCGGCCAGAAGGCCCCCGTCAGCAACGCGGCCCCCGACCGGGCCGACGGGTACGCGGTGGCGCTGAAGTGGACCGCGCTCCAGCCGGGCAAGTCCATGGACGCCGTCTTCGCGCTCAACCGGGCCAAGGACTTCACGACCTTCCGGGCGGCCGCCGAGAACTTCGAGGTCCCCTCGCAGAACCTCATCTACGCCGACACCGAGGGCAACATCGGCTACCAGGCCCCGGGCAGGATCCCGGTCCGCTCGGCGGGCTTCGACGGTACGGTCCCGGCGCCGGGCTGGGACCCGAAGTACGCGTGGAAGAGCTACATCCCCTTCGACGAGCTGCCCTACGAGTACAACCCGGACCGCGGCTACATCGTCACCGCCAACCAGGCCGTCATCGACGAGAAGAAGTACCCCCACCTCCTGACCAAGGACTGGGGCTACGGCGCCCGCAGCCAGCGGATCAACGACCTCCTCGCCCAGAAGATCAAGGGCGGCGAGAAGGTCTCGACCGATGACATGCAGAAGATGCAGATGGACAACTTCAGCGAGATCGCCGCGTTGCTGGTGCCCGAGCTGAAGAAGATCAACATCTCCGACCCGAGCGTGCGCGAGGCCCAGAAGCTGCTGGAGGGCTGGGACTACACCCAGGAGCCCGACTCGGCCGCCGCCGCGTACTTCAACGGCGTCTGGCGCAACATCCTGAAGCTCGCGTTCGGCAACAAGCTGCCCAAGGAGATGCGGGTCAAGGGCGACTGCATCAATGTGCCGCCGGCCAAGAACAGCGGCCCGGCCGATGAGCAGAGGAAGCTCGTCCGCGAGTGCGGCCAGCGCGACGGCGACACCGCGCAGCCGGACGGCGGCGACCGCTGGTTCCAGGTGGTCGGCGACATCGTCGACGACCAGGACAACGCGTGGTGGAAGGCGCCCGCCCGGGGCCGTGAGGACGCCCTGGAGAACCGGGACGACCTGTTCGCCCGGGCGATGGAGGACGCCCGCTGGGAGCTGACCTCCAAGCTCGGCAAGAACATCTCCACCTGGAGCTGGGGCCGGCTGCACCGGCTCACGCTGAAGAACCAGACGCTCGGCACCGAGGGCCCCGGCCTGCTCCAGCGGGCGCTCAACCGCGGCCCCTGGAACCTCGGCGGCGGCGAGGCGGCGGTCAACGCCACCGGGTGGAACGCGGCGAGCGGCTACGAGGTCGTCTGGGTGCCGTCGATGCGCATGGTCGTCAACGTGGGCGACTGGGACAAGTCCCGCTGGATCAACCTCAGCGGGGCCTCCGGGCACGCGTTCAACGCGCACTACACCGACCAGACCGACAAGTGGGTCGACGGCGAACTGCTCGACTGGTCCTTCGGGACCGAAGCGGTCGACGCGTCCACCGTCGACACGCTGACGCTGGAACCGTAG
- a CDS encoding potassium/proton antiporter: MTVHALNELLLVCSLVLLVAVAAVRISSRSGLPSLLLYLGIGIALGQDGIFDVKFDNAELTQVIGYAALVVILAEGGLGAKWKEVRPVLPAAAVVSTIGVAISVGITASAAHYLVGLDWRQALIIGAVVSSTDAAAVFSVLRRVPLPPRITGVLEAESGFNDAPVVILVVAFSAVGPVEHWYVLVAEIALELAIGAAIGIAVGWLGSLGLRHVALPASGLYPIAVMAIAVSAYAAGALAHGSGFLAVYLAAMILGNSKLPHWPATRGFADGLGWLAQIGMFVLLGLLVTPHDLVDDFWPAVVVGLVLTAVARPLSVFLSLAPFRIPAREKMLMSWAGLRGAVPIVLATIPMVSGVEGSTRIFNIVFVLVIVYTLLQGPTLPWVANKLNIAEDPAEADDLGIESAPLERLRGHLLSVAVPAKSKMHGVEVGELRLPAGAAVTLVVRENQSFVPSPATVLRRGDELLVVATDPVRDRAEERLRAVAEGGKLAGWLGTGGSPASGTPGATGPQGGSAIPQAMKLAKKLGGAGADTRTGVNGSGSGTKTRL; encoded by the coding sequence CTGACTGTCCACGCGCTCAACGAACTCCTGCTCGTCTGCTCGCTCGTCCTGCTCGTCGCCGTGGCGGCGGTACGGATCTCCTCGCGCAGCGGGCTCCCCAGCCTGCTCCTGTATCTCGGCATCGGAATCGCCCTGGGACAGGACGGCATCTTCGACGTCAAGTTCGACAACGCCGAGCTGACGCAGGTGATCGGTTACGCCGCCCTGGTCGTCATCCTGGCCGAGGGCGGACTCGGGGCGAAGTGGAAAGAGGTCAGACCCGTCCTGCCCGCCGCCGCGGTGGTCTCCACCATCGGCGTCGCGATCAGCGTGGGAATCACCGCCTCCGCCGCGCACTATCTCGTCGGTCTGGACTGGCGCCAGGCGCTCATCATCGGCGCGGTCGTCTCCTCGACCGACGCCGCGGCCGTCTTCTCCGTGCTGCGCAGGGTGCCGCTGCCGCCCCGGATCACCGGTGTCCTGGAGGCCGAGTCCGGTTTCAACGACGCTCCCGTCGTCATTTTGGTCGTCGCGTTCTCCGCCGTCGGCCCGGTCGAGCACTGGTACGTCCTGGTCGCGGAGATCGCCCTGGAGCTGGCCATCGGCGCCGCGATCGGCATCGCGGTGGGCTGGCTGGGGTCCCTGGGGCTGCGGCACGTCGCGCTGCCCGCCTCCGGCCTCTACCCGATCGCCGTGATGGCCATCGCCGTCTCGGCGTACGCGGCGGGAGCCTTGGCCCACGGCAGCGGATTCCTCGCCGTCTACCTGGCCGCGATGATCCTCGGCAACTCCAAGCTGCCCCACTGGCCCGCCACGCGCGGTTTCGCCGACGGGCTCGGCTGGCTGGCCCAGATCGGCATGTTCGTGCTGCTCGGCCTGCTGGTCACCCCGCACGACCTGGTCGACGACTTCTGGCCGGCCGTTGTCGTGGGCCTGGTGCTGACCGCGGTGGCGCGGCCGCTGTCGGTCTTCCTCAGCCTCGCGCCGTTCCGGATTCCGGCCCGCGAGAAAATGCTCATGTCCTGGGCCGGGCTGCGCGGCGCGGTGCCCATCGTCCTGGCGACCATCCCGATGGTGTCCGGGGTGGAGGGCAGTACGCGCATCTTCAACATCGTCTTCGTCCTGGTCATCGTCTACACCCTGCTCCAGGGCCCGACGCTGCCCTGGGTCGCGAACAAGCTGAACATCGCCGAGGACCCGGCCGAGGCGGACGACCTGGGCATCGAGTCGGCCCCGCTGGAGCGGCTGCGCGGTCATCTGCTGTCTGTCGCCGTCCCCGCGAAGTCGAAGATGCACGGTGTCGAGGTCGGCGAGCTGCGGCTCCCGGCCGGCGCCGCCGTCACCCTGGTGGTCCGGGAGAACCAGAGCTTCGTGCCCTCCCCGGCGACGGTGCTCCGGCGCGGGGACGAGCTGCTGGTGGTGGCCACCGACCCGGTGCGCGACCGGGCGGAGGAACGCCTGCGCGCGGTCGCCGAGGGCGGCAAGCTGGCCGGCTGGCTGGGCACAGGCGGCTCCCCCGCTTCCGGAACCCCCGGCGCCACGGGCCCCCAGGGCGGGTCGGCCATCCCTCAGGCGATGAAACTGGCCAAGAAGCTCGGCGGCGCCGGTGCCGACACCCGTACCGGCGTCAACGGGAGCGGCAGCGGTACGAAGACCCGTCTCTGA
- a CDS encoding MFS transporter produces MATTVSDRPGYGQLLRTPGAWTFLLPGFAARQPFAMLTIGIVLLVQHTTGSYGSAGAVAAVSGVSMALFAPQSGKLADRFGQRAVLVPGVLLHAVSVSALTVLALADAPLWALYAAAVPTGASIPQIGPMVRARWAAMLGATADRPASPLMSTAAAFESVTDEFTFVLGPVIATALCTGVHPAAGLITEAALTLVGGLLFAAQRATQPAPRAKATAAEPQASALSIPGVRVLAVTFLGIGAVFGGMQVSLTAFSEEIGHPGVNGVLYGIFAAGNMLAGIACGAIAWKSSPRRRLIVGYVALTLTASGLWAVHSVPLLAGLGLLVGLCIAPALISGYTLVEALVPATARTEAFTWLTGAVALGQAAAVTVAGRLADAHGASTGFLVPLAGTALALMTLLALRSRLTPKSQGRTVARGIGHREPVTVD; encoded by the coding sequence GTGGCGACCACGGTCTCCGACCGCCCCGGATACGGGCAACTGCTGCGCACCCCCGGTGCGTGGACCTTCCTCCTCCCCGGCTTCGCCGCACGGCAGCCCTTCGCGATGCTCACCATCGGCATCGTCCTCCTCGTGCAGCACACGACCGGCTCATACGGCAGCGCGGGTGCCGTGGCGGCGGTCTCCGGCGTCTCCATGGCGCTGTTCGCCCCGCAGAGCGGCAAACTCGCCGACCGGTTCGGCCAGCGTGCCGTCCTGGTGCCCGGGGTCCTGCTCCACGCCGTCTCCGTGAGCGCCCTGACCGTACTGGCGCTGGCGGACGCGCCCCTGTGGGCGCTGTACGCCGCCGCCGTGCCGACCGGCGCGTCGATCCCGCAGATCGGCCCCATGGTGCGGGCCCGCTGGGCGGCGATGCTGGGGGCGACCGCCGACCGGCCCGCCTCTCCGCTGATGTCCACCGCGGCGGCGTTCGAGTCGGTGACGGACGAGTTCACGTTCGTCCTGGGCCCGGTGATCGCCACCGCGCTGTGCACCGGTGTGCACCCGGCGGCCGGACTGATCACGGAAGCCGCCCTGACCCTGGTCGGCGGCCTCCTCTTCGCGGCGCAGCGTGCCACCCAGCCCGCCCCGCGTGCCAAGGCCACCGCGGCCGAGCCGCAGGCCTCGGCGCTCTCCATTCCTGGCGTGCGCGTCCTGGCCGTCACCTTCCTGGGTATCGGCGCGGTCTTCGGCGGGATGCAGGTCTCGCTGACCGCGTTCTCCGAGGAGATCGGCCACCCCGGGGTCAACGGGGTCCTCTACGGGATCTTCGCGGCGGGCAACATGCTGGCCGGCATCGCCTGCGGCGCCATCGCCTGGAAGAGCAGCCCGCGCCGCCGGCTGATCGTCGGGTACGTGGCGCTGACCCTGACCGCGTCCGGCCTGTGGGCCGTGCACTCGGTGCCCCTGCTGGCCGGTCTCGGCCTGCTGGTCGGCCTCTGCATCGCCCCCGCCCTGATCAGCGGCTACACCCTGGTCGAGGCGCTGGTACCCGCCACCGCCCGTACCGAGGCCTTCACCTGGCTGACGGGCGCGGTGGCGCTCGGACAGGCGGCGGCCGTGACCGTGGCGGGGCGACTCGCCGACGCCCACGGCGCGAGCACCGGATTCCTGGTCCCCCTGGCCGGAACCGCCCTGGCCCTGATGACCCTGCTCGCCCTGCGCTCCCGGCTGACTCCGAAGTCCCAGGGACGCACGGTGGCACGTGGGATCGGTCACCGCGAGCCGGTCACGGTGGACTGA
- a CDS encoding FmdB family zinc ribbon protein has product MPTYQYQCTECGEGLEAVQKFTDDALTVCPSCDGRLKKVFSAVGIVFKGSGFYRNDSRGSSSSSTPASTASKSSDSGSSSSSTGSDTKSSASSSASSSSSTPASASSSGTSAA; this is encoded by the coding sequence GTGCCGACCTATCAGTACCAGTGCACCGAGTGCGGCGAGGGCCTCGAGGCGGTGCAGAAGTTCACCGATGATGCCCTGACCGTGTGCCCGAGCTGCGACGGACGCCTCAAGAAGGTGTTCTCCGCGGTCGGCATCGTCTTCAAGGGTTCCGGTTTCTACCGGAACGACAGCCGCGGCTCCTCGTCGAGCAGCACGCCGGCGTCGACGGCCTCGAAGTCGTCCGACTCGGGTTCGTCCTCGTCGTCGACGGGCTCGGACACGAAGTCGAGCGCCTCGTCGTCCGCCTCCTCCTCGTCGTCGACCCCCGCGTCGGCCTCGTCGAGCGGTACGTCGGCCGCCTGA
- a CDS encoding S-methyl-5'-thioadenosine phosphorylase — protein MVNAHTETNSGTGTAGAEGPAEIGVIGGSGFYSFLEDVTEVAVDTPYGKPSDSVFLGELGGRRVAFLPRHGRGHHLPPHRINYRANLWALRSVGVRQVLGPCAVGGLRPEFGPGTLLVPDQLVDRTKARVQTYYDGETRADGTVPNVVHLGFADPYCPEGRKAALAAARRRDWEPVDGGTLVVVEGPRFSTRAESRWHAAMGWSVVGMTGHPEAVLARELGLCYTTMTLVTDLDAGAEAGEGVSHEEVLQVFAANVDRLRSVLFDAVAGLPENESRNCTCAHALDGIDTGITLP, from the coding sequence ATGGTGAACGCACATACGGAAACGAACTCCGGTACGGGTACGGCGGGGGCCGAGGGGCCCGCGGAGATCGGTGTCATCGGCGGCTCGGGCTTCTACTCCTTCCTGGAGGACGTCACCGAGGTCGCCGTGGACACCCCCTACGGCAAGCCGAGCGACTCGGTCTTCCTCGGCGAGCTCGGCGGCCGCCGGGTTGCCTTCCTGCCCCGCCACGGACGCGGCCACCACCTGCCGCCGCACCGCATCAACTACCGGGCCAACCTGTGGGCGCTGCGCTCCGTCGGGGTCCGGCAGGTGCTCGGGCCGTGCGCGGTGGGCGGGCTGCGGCCGGAGTTCGGGCCGGGCACCCTGCTCGTACCCGACCAGCTGGTGGACCGCACGAAGGCCCGGGTGCAGACCTACTACGACGGTGAGACCCGGGCCGACGGGACCGTGCCCAACGTCGTCCACCTCGGCTTCGCCGACCCGTACTGCCCCGAGGGCCGCAAGGCCGCGCTCGCGGCTGCCCGCAGACGGGACTGGGAGCCTGTGGACGGCGGCACCCTGGTGGTGGTCGAGGGCCCCCGCTTCTCGACCCGCGCGGAGTCGCGCTGGCACGCGGCGATGGGCTGGTCCGTCGTGGGCATGACCGGGCACCCCGAGGCGGTCCTCGCCCGGGAGCTGGGGCTCTGCTACACCACGATGACCCTGGTGACCGACTTGGACGCGGGGGCCGAGGCGGGCGAGGGAGTCTCGCACGAGGAGGTGCTCCAGGTGTTCGCGGCCAATGTGGACCGGCTGCGCTCGGTGCTGTTCGACGCGGTGGCGGGGCTGCCGGAGAACGAGAGCCGCAACTGCACGTGCGCTCACGCCCTGGACGGGATCGACACGGGGATCACCCTGCCGTAG
- the mscL gene encoding large conductance mechanosensitive channel protein MscL, which produces MSEKKVSLLEGFKAFLMRGNVIDLAVAVVIGAAFTNIVNAVVKGVINPLVGAFGTQDLDHYSSCLQGPCITDPKTGEMDGIEILWGSVLSATFSFLITAAVVYFLMVLPMAKYLARRAAMQAAKESVRETIEVSELEVLKEIRDELVSQRTGGAPGPGSGDGLGGPGGATAGPREGR; this is translated from the coding sequence GTGAGCGAGAAGAAGGTCAGTCTGCTGGAAGGATTCAAGGCCTTCCTGATGCGCGGCAATGTGATCGACCTCGCGGTGGCTGTCGTCATCGGTGCCGCTTTCACCAACATCGTGAACGCGGTCGTCAAGGGCGTCATCAACCCGCTGGTCGGCGCGTTCGGCACGCAGGACCTGGACCACTACAGCTCCTGCCTCCAGGGCCCGTGCATCACGGACCCCAAGACCGGGGAGATGGACGGGATCGAGATCCTGTGGGGCTCGGTGCTCAGCGCCACCTTCAGCTTCCTGATCACGGCCGCCGTCGTGTACTTCCTGATGGTGCTGCCGATGGCCAAGTACCTGGCCAGGCGGGCAGCGATGCAGGCCGCCAAGGAAAGTGTGCGGGAGACGATCGAGGTGAGCGAGCTGGAGGTACTGAAGGAGATCCGCGACGAACTGGTCTCCCAGCGCACCGGTGGCGCGCCCGGGCCGGGCTCGGGCGACGGCCTGGGCGGACCCGGCGGCGCCACTGCCGGCCCGCGCGAGGGCCGGTAG
- a CDS encoding Rieske (2Fe-2S) protein, with amino-acid sequence MSVTDRQPAGEHPAGGDPREALQDRIAADSLTTRRDYLRIVTTVSGGLAVGGIGVAAGILHRHGDGEEGKAPEPKRIAGALPPGESIAFRYPGEEDRAVAVRLDDGTLVGYSAVCTHLACAVLWRKDRGTEGELYCPCHEGVFDARSGEVTAGPPPRGLPKVVVIEQDDGSVWAVGTTRSGESIEEGLCRRLGGERPDLAARIGCPGIDGGAESPPRAAGPRARNRAAGERPAPRADSAREGGSRVTGPGRGAGAASVTAESPGGRA; translated from the coding sequence ATGAGCGTCACCGACCGGCAGCCGGCCGGCGAGCACCCCGCCGGGGGAGACCCGCGCGAGGCGCTCCAGGACCGGATCGCCGCCGACTCACTCACCACCCGGCGGGACTACCTCCGGATCGTCACCACCGTCTCCGGCGGACTCGCCGTCGGCGGTATCGGGGTGGCCGCGGGCATCCTCCACCGCCACGGCGACGGCGAGGAGGGCAAGGCCCCCGAGCCGAAGCGCATCGCCGGCGCGCTCCCGCCCGGCGAATCGATCGCCTTCCGCTATCCGGGCGAGGAGGACCGGGCCGTCGCCGTCCGCCTCGACGACGGCACCCTGGTCGGCTACTCCGCGGTCTGCACCCACCTCGCCTGCGCCGTGCTCTGGCGCAAGGACCGGGGCACCGAGGGCGAGCTGTACTGCCCGTGCCACGAGGGAGTCTTCGACGCCAGGTCCGGCGAGGTCACCGCGGGCCCGCCGCCGCGCGGGCTGCCCAAGGTCGTGGTCATCGAGCAGGACGACGGAAGCGTCTGGGCCGTGGGGACGACCCGGTCCGGCGAGAGCATCGAGGAGGGCCTCTGCCGCCGGCTCGGCGGCGAGCGCCCCGACCTCGCCGCCCGTATCGGCTGCCCGGGCATCGACGGCGGAGCCGAGTCCCCGCCCCGGGCCGCCGGGCCACGCGCCCGGAACCGGGCCGCCGGTGAACGGCCCGCCCCCCGGGCCGACAGCGCAAGGGAGGGTGGCAGCCGCGTCACCGGCCCCGGGCGCGGAGCCGGCGCGGCGTCCGTCACCGCCGAGAGCCCGGGCGGGCGGGCATGA
- a CDS encoding 4Fe-4S dicluster domain-containing protein has protein sequence MMGRTIFIDPGRCIGCQACVSACRECDSHRGTSMIHLDYTDEGHSVASLPTVCMHCEDPVAPCAEVCPADAILVTADGVVQQADTTRCIGCSNCVNACPFGVPKIDLEAKLQMKCNLCYDRTAYGLAPMCATVCPTGALFYGTVEELQAERPGVQVADSFVFGETEVRTGVAVVVPAERVQWPVPGGLPVVEINGKDVRR, from the coding sequence ATGATGGGCAGAACGATCTTCATCGACCCGGGGCGCTGCATCGGCTGCCAGGCCTGTGTCTCCGCCTGCCGCGAATGCGACTCGCACCGCGGCACATCGATGATCCACCTCGACTACACCGACGAGGGCCACTCCGTCGCCTCTCTCCCGACTGTCTGCATGCACTGCGAGGACCCGGTCGCCCCGTGCGCCGAGGTCTGTCCCGCCGACGCGATCCTGGTGACCGCGGACGGTGTGGTGCAGCAGGCCGACACCACCCGCTGCATCGGTTGCTCCAACTGCGTCAACGCCTGTCCCTTCGGCGTACCGAAGATCGACCTCGAGGCGAAGCTGCAGATGAAGTGCAACCTCTGCTACGACCGCACCGCCTACGGCCTCGCCCCCATGTGCGCCACCGTCTGCCCGACCGGAGCGCTCTTCTACGGAACCGTCGAGGAGCTCCAGGCCGAGCGCCCCGGCGTCCAGGTCGCCGACAGCTTCGTCTTCGGCGAGACCGAGGTCCGCACCGGCGTGGCCGTGGTGGTCCCGGCCGAACGGGTCCAGTGGCCGGTGCCCGGCGGTCTTCCCGTCGTCGAGATCAACGGGAAGGACGTCCGCCGATGA